In Salmo trutta unplaced genomic scaffold, fSalTru1.1, whole genome shotgun sequence, the following proteins share a genomic window:
- the LOC115190952 gene encoding zinc finger protein 706, with protein sequence MARGHQKVQSQQKNAKKQAEAKKAKGHDQKTAAKAALVHTCGVCLSQMPDPKTFKQHFESKHPKSPMPPELVDVDSGI encoded by the exons ATGGCACGTGGTCATCAGAAAGTCCAGTCTCAGCAGAAGAATGCCAAGAAACAAGCGGAGGCCAAGAAGGCCAAGGGACATGATCAGAAGACGGCTGCTAAAGCAGCTTTAGTGCACACCTGCGGTGTCTGCCTG TCACAGATGCCAGATCCCAAAACCTTCAAGCAGCATTTTGAGAGTAAACACCCCAAATCACCAATGCCCCCAGAGCTGGTCGATGTAGACTCTGGCATCTGA